In a single window of the Niabella ginsenosidivorans genome:
- the map gene encoding type I methionyl aminopeptidase — protein sequence MIKVKTDDQVELMRKSALLVSRTLTEVAKILKPGITTLSLDKIIGEFIRDHKAEPSFLNYNGYPFNSCISVNDVVVHGFPNKTELRNGDIVSIDVGVILDKWHGDHAYTFVIGTPGPEAEQLVAVTKASLYKGIEKATTAGRIGDIGAAIQEYTEKKHGYGVVRELVGHGLGQKMHEDPQVPNYGRRGNGMKLPSGLVLAIEPMINLGAKDVFTESDGWTVRTKDGKPSVHFEHDVCVRPRKADILSNYATIEEAERNNPELFVCQLKPE from the coding sequence ATGATAAAGGTAAAAACGGATGACCAGGTGGAGCTGATGCGCAAAAGCGCATTACTGGTGAGCAGAACATTGACAGAAGTTGCGAAAATACTGAAACCGGGCATCACTACTTTAAGTCTTGATAAAATAATAGGTGAATTTATAAGGGATCATAAGGCTGAGCCGTCTTTCCTGAATTATAACGGGTATCCTTTTAATTCCTGCATTTCTGTAAATGATGTTGTGGTGCATGGTTTCCCCAATAAAACCGAGCTCAGGAACGGGGATATTGTTTCCATTGATGTAGGTGTTATACTTGATAAATGGCATGGTGACCATGCCTACACGTTTGTGATCGGTACGCCCGGCCCGGAGGCAGAGCAACTGGTAGCGGTAACAAAAGCATCCCTATATAAAGGAATCGAAAAAGCCACCACGGCTGGCCGGATAGGCGATATTGGAGCTGCTATACAGGAGTATACTGAAAAAAAACATGGCTACGGTGTGGTCAGGGAACTGGTAGGGCATGGGCTGGGACAGAAAATGCACGAGGATCCTCAGGTACCCAATTATGGAAGAAGAGGCAATGGAATGAAATTGCCCAGTGGCCTGGTGCTGGCTATTGAACCAATGATTAACCTGGGAGCAAAGGATGTATTTACCGAAAGCGATGGATGGACCGTTCGTACAAAAGACGGGAAGCCTTCTGTTCATTTTGAACACGATGTTTGCGTAAGGCCACGCAAAGCAGATATCCTTTCTAACTACGCAACGATTGAGGAGGCCGAAAGAAATAATCCCGAGTTGTTTGTTTGCCAATTAAAGCCAGAATAA
- a CDS encoding response regulator: protein MIILVGLGIYANTYTFRYKQSMKSTTEKGILIGKAEQILFEVQELQNNLRGYLVTSDPSYLNSFKVAERMVRLNLLQIKPLALSQDQMGQFTEISSLVEQEISLAKNIIAIQADTTSAAKANVLSANKDEHYLSANIKSKLLALISDQRAKQNIDLALEKRNSNFDKVVFVITLSILVSVTILLLLLFYILKTYKRLTSTEKLLLQSQLRLENILDMLPIGIFIVNALNREYHANHKATELLDSGLAADGYLAEEVEHTTEKDRLGKDLMETLLISKALNGEHHIGINRLILKKDNSELPLRVSATPLYNDNNQIEYAISVFDDITSIKNVENELIEAKKLVEQSLRLKESFLTNMSHEIRTPMNAILGFTELLARKDLGPQQNEYVRTIQSSSDNLLRLLNDILDFSKLEADMLVFEEQPISINDIVVSICDLLMPKAVSKGISLSYLCDPSIPKVVTGDSVRLNQVITNIVGNAIKFTDQGSVSILVKFLKADQDRTFIEFTVKDTGIGIAADKIASVFNRFEQADTETSRHYGGTGLGLSIAKHIIESQKGTINVASQPGVGTTFTFVIPFKFFNETDGKIDKVEERLPIDEHFMHSVKVLLVEDNLFNRKLMQGIFKEYYLTIDMAENGKSALERLLSVDYDVILMDIEMPEMNGYETSRIIRNELKLNTPIIALTAHAMAGEREKCLQAGMNDYLTKPVNVNQLFEKIYSIMRFGETDPAANEKNRMPEQKEAPATEGGTPGFNNAVDLSYLREISSGNKEFEKEMIELLLAEIPEQIESLTTAVAAEDFQEIKIYAHKLKSLVPIVGAPDTAPFFSDLEDKAVKKVLDKEDTALFYRIMTRLNTCINQLKQMLENEYA, encoded by the coding sequence ATGATCATACTTGTGGGGCTGGGTATTTATGCCAATACTTACACCTTCCGGTACAAACAGTCTATGAAGAGCACTACAGAAAAAGGAATTTTGATCGGTAAGGCTGAGCAGATCCTTTTTGAGGTACAGGAGCTGCAAAACAATTTGCGCGGTTACCTGGTTACTTCCGATCCTAGTTATCTTAATTCCTTTAAAGTAGCTGAGCGAATGGTACGGCTAAACCTGCTGCAGATAAAGCCGCTTGCTTTGTCCCAGGATCAGATGGGGCAGTTTACGGAGATTAGTTCCCTGGTAGAACAGGAAATAAGCCTTGCAAAGAATATCATTGCCATCCAGGCAGACACAACATCGGCAGCAAAGGCCAATGTACTGTCGGCTAATAAAGACGAGCATTACCTGTCTGCCAATATTAAGAGCAAACTGTTAGCGCTTATTAGCGATCAAAGAGCCAAACAGAACATCGATCTGGCTCTGGAAAAAAGAAATTCAAATTTTGATAAGGTCGTTTTTGTAATAACGCTAAGCATTTTAGTGTCTGTCACCATTTTATTGCTGTTGCTGTTCTATATTTTAAAAACCTACAAGCGCCTTACATCTACCGAGAAGCTCTTGCTGCAATCGCAGTTGCGGTTAGAGAATATCCTGGATATGCTTCCTATCGGCATTTTCATTGTAAATGCGTTAAACAGGGAATACCATGCCAACCACAAAGCAACTGAACTGCTGGACAGCGGGCTGGCTGCCGATGGTTATTTAGCAGAAGAAGTTGAACATACAACTGAAAAGGACCGTTTGGGGAAAGATCTGATGGAAACGCTGCTTATATCGAAAGCATTGAACGGGGAGCATCATATTGGTATCAACCGCCTTATTCTAAAAAAAGATAATAGCGAGCTGCCTTTAAGGGTAAGTGCAACACCTTTGTATAACGATAATAACCAGATAGAATATGCCATTTCCGTATTTGATGATATTACCAGTATTAAAAATGTTGAAAATGAGTTGATAGAGGCAAAGAAGCTGGTTGAGCAATCGCTCCGGTTAAAGGAATCTTTTCTTACAAACATGAGCCATGAAATAAGAACGCCCATGAACGCGATCCTTGGCTTTACAGAATTATTAGCCAGGAAGGACCTTGGGCCACAACAAAATGAATACGTAAGAACCATCCAGTCGTCAAGCGATAACCTGCTCCGGCTTTTAAATGATATCCTGGATTTTTCAAAGCTGGAAGCGGATATGCTTGTATTTGAAGAGCAGCCCATTTCTATTAATGACATTGTTGTATCTATCTGTGATCTTCTGATGCCAAAAGCTGTCAGCAAAGGAATCTCTTTAAGTTACCTTTGCGACCCCTCGATTCCAAAAGTGGTTACAGGCGATTCTGTAAGGCTGAACCAGGTAATTACCAACATTGTTGGTAATGCAATAAAGTTTACAGACCAGGGCAGTGTGAGTATCCTTGTAAAATTCCTGAAAGCGGATCAGGACAGGACCTTTATTGAATTTACGGTTAAAGATACCGGCATAGGAATTGCTGCCGACAAAATTGCGTCTGTTTTCAACAGGTTTGAACAGGCTGATACGGAAACTTCAAGGCATTATGGAGGAACAGGACTGGGGCTAAGCATTGCCAAGCATATTATTGAATCCCAAAAAGGAACTATAAACGTAGCCAGTCAACCGGGGGTAGGAACCACCTTTACATTTGTCATTCCTTTCAAGTTCTTTAATGAAACAGATGGTAAGATTGATAAAGTAGAAGAGCGCCTGCCGATTGACGAGCATTTCATGCATTCTGTGAAGGTTTTGCTGGTTGAAGACAATTTATTTAACCGTAAATTAATGCAGGGCATTTTTAAAGAATATTATCTTACGATTGATATGGCTGAGAACGGGAAAAGCGCGCTGGAGCGATTGCTTTCCGTTGACTATGATGTGATCCTTATGGACATTGAAATGCCTGAAATGAACGGTTATGAAACATCCAGAATTATAAGGAATGAATTAAAGCTGAATACGCCTATTATTGCGCTGACCGCTCACGCCATGGCCGGGGAGCGCGAAAAATGCCTGCAGGCGGGCATGAACGATTATCTTACGAAACCTGTAAACGTTAACCAGCTGTTTGAAAAGATCTACAGCATCATGCGCTTCGGGGAAACGGACCCCGCTGCTAATGAAAAGAACAGGATGCCGGAACAAAAAGAGGCGCCGGCAACTGAAGGAGGCACACCCGGTTTCAATAATGCCGTAGACCTCAGCTATCTCAGGGAAATATCAAGCGGGAACAAAGAGTTTGAAAAAGAAATGATTGAACTATTGCTTGCTGAAATTCCTGAACAGATTGAAAGCCTGACCACTGCCGTTGCCGCAGAGGATTTCCAGGAGATTAAGATATATGCTCACAAGCTTAAATCACTGGTGCCGATAGTAGGAGCACCGGATACAGCTCCTTTTTTCAGCGACCTGGAAGATAAAGCGGTTAAAAAAGTATTGGATAAAGAGGACACCGCCCTTTTTTACAGGATCATGACCCGTTTAAACACCTGCATCAACCAGCTAAAGCAGATGCTGGAAAATGAATATGCCTGA
- a CDS encoding glycosyltransferase family 61 protein: MSSLKNIAKKIIKKIWGKTSVSHTYWNFRGFSLLTAGETKQLLEPYCIKVVPKSSVDLPEITDENDPRNVIYKANKFTSEEVYVWQHELKNGFISKHGSIVIDHKVLCTDWDHRGFEHQFWKRDKRPSKFTKTVIPLLSHHQDMNSPSVLTGYYDFVLMVAAKLSRIKDTLKEEDIRDIVITYHSFGGHYEKQYLELLGFNPDNYIDSRTYKLSAERVIFGNCGTWKPNVNEILSLKRNIESRLNISDMTPSAGNRVYISRKGRREIENEGELIELLKKFNFMIIEDKGRSVEEQIDIYRNASFIIGPHGASFANVIWCKPGTYLYELFSKSWAPDYFLYLAKINDMQYAAYQDDTHEEITDDLFEALCQDIYVSIPKLKVSLENILGKL; the protein is encoded by the coding sequence ATGAGCTCACTTAAAAACATAGCTAAAAAGATCATAAAAAAAATATGGGGGAAAACGTCTGTCAGCCATACCTACTGGAACTTCAGAGGGTTTTCTTTATTAACCGCCGGAGAAACAAAGCAGCTCCTTGAGCCTTATTGTATAAAAGTTGTACCCAAATCATCTGTTGATTTACCGGAGATCACAGACGAAAACGACCCCCGGAATGTAATCTATAAGGCAAATAAATTTACCTCGGAAGAAGTTTATGTATGGCAGCATGAATTGAAAAACGGCTTTATTTCAAAACATGGTTCTATTGTAATAGATCATAAGGTGCTTTGTACAGATTGGGACCACCGGGGGTTTGAACATCAGTTTTGGAAAAGGGATAAACGCCCCTCTAAATTCACCAAAACAGTCATCCCCTTATTAAGCCATCACCAGGATATGAATAGCCCGTCGGTGCTTACGGGGTATTATGATTTTGTATTGATGGTGGCCGCAAAGCTAAGCAGGATCAAAGATACTCTTAAGGAGGAAGACATCCGCGATATTGTTATTACATACCACTCGTTTGGAGGGCATTATGAAAAACAATATCTGGAACTATTAGGTTTTAATCCGGATAACTACATTGACAGCCGCACGTATAAACTTTCGGCAGAAAGAGTGATTTTCGGGAATTGTGGTACCTGGAAACCGAATGTAAATGAAATCCTTTCGCTGAAAAGAAATATTGAAAGCCGGCTGAATATCTCAGATATGACACCGTCTGCAGGCAACAGGGTATATATCAGCAGAAAGGGCAGGCGGGAGATTGAAAATGAAGGCGAATTGATTGAATTGCTGAAGAAGTTTAATTTTATGATAATTGAAGATAAAGGAAGAAGCGTTGAAGAGCAGATCGATATATACAGGAACGCTTCTTTTATCATCGGACCGCACGGTGCGTCATTTGCCAATGTTATATGGTGTAAACCCGGCACGTATTTATATGAACTTTTTTCAAAAAGCTGGGCGCCCGACTACTTTCTTTACCTGGCCAAAATAAACGATATGCAGTATGCAGCTTATCAGGATGACACTCATGAGGAGATCACCGATGACTTATTTGAAGCGTTATGCCAGGATATTTATGTGTCGATCCCAAAATTAAAAGTCAGTTTAGAAAACATATTGGGCAAACTTTGA